The following coding sequences are from one Gossypium raimondii isolate GPD5lz chromosome 4, ASM2569854v1, whole genome shotgun sequence window:
- the LOC105768224 gene encoding ras-related protein RABE1c: MAAPPARARADYDYLIKLLLIGDSGVGKSCLLLRFSDGSFTTSFITTIGIDFKIRTIELDGKRIKLQIWDTAGQERFRTITTAYYRGAMGILLVYDVTDESSFNNIRNWIRNIEQHASDNVNKILVGNKADMDESKRAVPTSKGQALADEYGIKFFETSAKTNLNVEEVFFSIARDIKQRLADTDSKAEPQTIKINQADQAGGAAANAQKSGCCG, encoded by the exons ATGGCTGCTCCACCTGCAAGAGCTCGAGCTGATTACGACTACCTCATCAAGCTCCTTTTAATCGGCGACAGCG GTGTGGGTAAGAGTTGCCTCCTTTTGCGTTTCTCAGATGGCTCATTTACTACTAGTTTTATCACGACAATTGG AATTGACTTTAAGATAAGGACTATAGAGCTTGATGGAAAAAGGATCAAACTGCAAATTTGGGATACTGCTGGGCAAGAGCGGTTTCGAACAATTACAACCG CTTACTACCGTGGAGCCATGGGTATTTTGCTCGTGTATGATGTGACTGATGAGTCATCTTTCAATA ACATTAGAAATTGGATTCGTAATATTGAACAGCATGCTTCGGACAATGTCAACAAGATTCTGGTTGGCAATAAGGCTGACATGGATGAAAGCAAAAGG GCCGTCCCTACCTCAAAGGGCCAAGCTCTTGCTGATGAATATGGCATCAAGTTCTTTGAGACT AGTGCAAAAACAAACTTAAACGTTGAGGAGGTTTTCTTTTCAATAGCGCGGGATATTAAGCAAAGACTTGCTGATACTGACTCGAAGGCTGAG CCACAGACGATTAAAATCAACCAAGCAGACCAGGCAGGAGGGGCTGCAGCAAATGCTCAAAAATCAGGATGCTGCGGGTGA